A single Paenibacillus kribbensis DNA region contains:
- the lepB gene encoding signal peptidase I, with translation MENGNDLTNPTSKELLEKQPLAKSEMIDWLKAIIVAIVLVFIIRWLLFAPFIVEGASMEPNFKTDERVVVNKIIYSLRDPKPGEVIVFHVRKEGEDFIKRVIGVAGDQIQYQGDNLYVNGKKVEESYIQGAIQKAHAKGELYNNVDFPNGTITDSKVPEGYIFVMGDHRNNSRDSRAIGFVSIKDIVGRADVIFWPLDSMQWVKHK, from the coding sequence ATGGAGAACGGGAATGATTTGACGAATCCAACGTCTAAAGAATTGCTGGAAAAGCAGCCGCTAGCTAAAAGCGAGATGATAGATTGGCTTAAAGCGATTATTGTAGCCATTGTGCTCGTGTTCATTATACGTTGGCTGCTATTTGCGCCATTTATCGTTGAGGGGGCATCCATGGAACCGAACTTCAAGACAGATGAACGAGTTGTCGTGAACAAGATCATCTATAGTTTGCGTGATCCCAAGCCCGGTGAGGTTATTGTATTTCATGTCAGAAAAGAAGGTGAGGATTTTATTAAGCGTGTCATTGGTGTTGCGGGGGATCAGATCCAATACCAAGGCGACAATCTGTACGTAAATGGCAAGAAAGTAGAGGAGTCCTACATTCAAGGGGCCATCCAGAAGGCGCATGCCAAGGGAGAGCTATATAATAATGTGGACTTTCCAAACGGGACCATAACGGATTCCAAGGTTCCCGAGGGTTATATATTTGTCATGGGTGATCACCGCAATAACAGCAGGGACAGTCGTGCCATTGGCTTTGTCTCCATTAAAGATATTGTTGGACGTGCGGATGTGATATTTTGGCCGCTGGACAGTATGCAGTGGGTCAAGCACAAATAA
- a CDS encoding GTP-binding protein, which produces MANTMESEKKIPVTVLSGYLGAGKTTLLNHVLNNREGLRVAVIVNDMSEVNIDADLVRDGGGLSRVDEKLVEMSNGCICCTLREDLLKEVERLALDKKFDYILIESTGIGEPIPVAQTFSYVDEENGIDLTKLTRLDTMVTVVNAPEFWKDFYSRDSLKDRGQEVAMEDARGIVDLLIEQVEFCDVLIINKCDLVSPEELERLEKALRGIQPNAKILRSEYGKVDPKEILNTHRFNFEAASQAAGWIQEMNKDEHIPETEEYGIASFVYKRKIPFHPERLLKWLAQWPAEVVRSKGLVWFATQNRTAFTFSQAGSSKQFARAGLWVSALTEEERQYYLGEDFEKTPDWDEQYGDRVTKLVFIGIDMDREEIERTLDEALLTPEEMEQDWRKLPDPFTKKI; this is translated from the coding sequence TTGGCAAACACGATGGAATCGGAAAAGAAAATACCGGTTACGGTACTAAGCGGGTACCTCGGCGCCGGCAAAACCACGCTGCTCAACCATGTACTGAACAACCGCGAAGGCTTGCGGGTAGCTGTCATTGTCAATGATATGAGTGAGGTAAATATCGATGCCGATCTCGTTCGTGACGGTGGAGGATTATCGCGTGTAGATGAGAAGCTGGTGGAAATGTCCAACGGCTGCATCTGCTGCACCTTACGGGAGGATTTATTAAAGGAAGTGGAGCGACTGGCGCTCGACAAAAAGTTTGACTACATCCTTATTGAATCCACGGGTATAGGCGAGCCGATCCCGGTTGCCCAGACGTTCAGCTATGTAGATGAAGAAAATGGCATAGATCTGACCAAGCTGACGCGACTGGATACTATGGTTACCGTCGTGAATGCGCCGGAATTTTGGAAGGACTTCTATTCGAGAGACTCGCTTAAGGATCGTGGGCAGGAAGTGGCGATGGAGGATGCACGCGGCATCGTTGATCTGCTGATAGAGCAGGTGGAATTCTGTGACGTGCTGATCATTAACAAATGTGATCTGGTATCCCCGGAGGAGCTGGAACGACTGGAAAAAGCACTGCGCGGCATTCAACCGAACGCCAAAATCCTTCGTTCCGAATACGGTAAAGTTGATCCAAAGGAAATTTTGAACACGCATCGCTTCAATTTTGAAGCAGCCAGTCAAGCGGCAGGCTGGATACAGGAAATGAACAAAGATGAGCACATACCGGAGACAGAGGAATACGGCATTGCTTCGTTTGTGTACAAGCGCAAGATTCCATTTCATCCCGAACGCTTGCTGAAATGGCTGGCACAATGGCCTGCTGAGGTTGTCCGTTCCAAGGGGCTGGTGTGGTTCGCCACGCAGAACCGTACTGCTTTTACATTCAGTCAGGCGGGCAGCTCCAAGCAATTCGCACGCGCAGGGCTATGGGTATCTGCCTTGACCGAAGAAGAACGACAATACTATCTCGGCGAGGATTTTGAAAAGACACCTGACTGGGATGAACAATATGGCGACCGGGTTACCAAGCTTGTATTCATCGGTATCGATATGGACCGGGAAGAGATCGAACGTACATTGGATGAGGCGCTGCTGACTCCTGAAGAGATGGAACAGGACTGGCGGAAGCTGCCTGACCCTTTTACGAAAAAAATATAA
- a CDS encoding carbohydrate ABC transporter permease: protein MQRSRTGRILLEAGMIVLSLLFLYPLFLAINNSFKSFAEVMTDVIALPKQFSLDNYVYVWQFINYPRLFLNNTIITVVGLAGIVLISSIAAYKLARTKSKWSSVIYMLCIMPMLIPFQSIMLTVLRLAKDLNLADSTWGLGLLYWGFGAPLAVFIYHGFVKGIPAEIDESAKIDGASGFRLFFSVIFPLLKSVTATIVIIDVMWIWNDFLLPLLMVNGSPSTKTLTLAAYTFVGQYTSDWQYAMTAMVMAVLPSIIVFIFLQKYIVKGVVAGAVKG, encoded by the coding sequence ATGCAACGCAGCCGTACGGGACGTATTTTGCTGGAAGCGGGCATGATTGTACTATCGCTGTTATTTCTGTACCCGCTGTTTCTCGCCATTAACAATTCGTTCAAAAGCTTCGCTGAGGTCATGACCGACGTCATTGCGCTGCCCAAGCAGTTTTCGCTGGATAACTACGTATATGTATGGCAGTTTATTAACTACCCACGCTTGTTTCTGAACAACACAATCATTACGGTGGTTGGGCTGGCAGGTATTGTGCTGATATCCTCCATCGCCGCCTACAAGCTGGCACGAACCAAAAGCAAATGGAGCTCCGTGATATACATGCTGTGCATTATGCCGATGCTGATTCCGTTTCAGTCCATCATGCTAACCGTCCTGCGGCTGGCAAAAGACCTGAATTTGGCGGACAGCACTTGGGGGCTTGGCCTATTGTACTGGGGTTTTGGCGCACCGCTGGCCGTATTTATTTATCACGGCTTCGTGAAAGGCATTCCCGCCGAGATTGACGAAAGCGCCAAGATCGACGGAGCCTCGGGCTTCCGGCTTTTCTTTTCCGTGATTTTCCCTTTGCTGAAATCAGTCACTGCCACCATCGTTATTATCGACGTGATGTGGATTTGGAATGATTTCCTGCTGCCCCTCCTCATGGTTAACGGCTCACCCAGCACCAAAACGCTTACGCTGGCGGCTTATACCTTCGTTGGGCAGTATACATCAGACTGGCAATATGCCATGACTGCCATGGTAATGGCTGTGCTGCCTTCCATTATTGTATTTATCTTTCTGCAAAAATACATTGTCAAAGGCGTTGTTGCCGGAGCTGTAAAGGGCTGA
- a CDS encoding carbohydrate ABC transporter permease, giving the protein MLKKRGTRGDKGSKLEFGLFTLPVILCITIAFYIPFLMTIRYSLTKWNGIAKHPKFVGLDNFKQILLGDANFAHAAWFTVKYAILYIVLVNVLAILLALVLDMKLKSSAWLRAAFFIPYILSLVIVGFIWKFIFMQGFESLGHSTGWGIFQLSWLGEEGLAFVSILAVSIWQSIGFYMVIYIAGLQSVPDDLKEAAIVDGAGPIRRFFSIILPLLAPSITISVFMALTNSIKVFDVILSLTGGGPGGTTYSIAYDIYRDTFQNNLYGYGTAKALILFVAVLIITIIQLTIFKRREVEA; this is encoded by the coding sequence ATGCTGAAAAAAAGGGGAACTCGGGGTGACAAGGGCAGTAAATTGGAATTCGGTTTATTCACACTGCCCGTAATCTTGTGCATTACGATTGCATTTTATATTCCGTTTTTGATGACGATACGCTATTCCCTGACCAAGTGGAACGGCATTGCCAAACATCCGAAATTTGTAGGTCTGGATAACTTCAAGCAAATTCTGCTCGGAGACGCCAACTTTGCACATGCAGCCTGGTTTACTGTCAAATATGCCATTCTGTACATTGTGCTGGTGAACGTGCTGGCCATTTTGCTGGCGCTCGTCCTTGACATGAAGCTGAAAAGCTCGGCCTGGCTGCGGGCGGCTTTCTTTATCCCTTACATCCTCAGCCTCGTGATCGTCGGATTTATATGGAAATTTATCTTCATGCAAGGCTTTGAATCACTGGGGCACAGTACGGGCTGGGGCATCTTCCAGCTAAGCTGGCTGGGTGAGGAAGGACTCGCGTTTGTTTCCATTTTGGCGGTATCCATTTGGCAATCGATTGGCTTTTACATGGTGATTTACATTGCAGGCCTGCAATCCGTACCGGATGATTTGAAGGAAGCTGCCATTGTAGACGGAGCAGGGCCGATTCGCAGGTTTTTCAGTATTATTTTGCCGTTGCTCGCACCTTCCATTACCATCTCGGTCTTCATGGCATTGACCAATTCGATCAAGGTGTTCGACGTCATTTTATCCCTGACTGGCGGTGGACCGGGAGGTACGACCTACAGTATTGCCTATGATATTTATCGGGACACGTTCCAGAACAATCTATACGGCTACGGGACAGCCAAAGCTTTGATTTTATTTGTCGCCGTACTGATCATTACAATCATTCAATTGACTATTTTCAAACGCAGGGAGGTTGAAGCCTGA